A stretch of the Aminipila terrae genome encodes the following:
- a CDS encoding magnesium transporter CorA family protein — MYYKIENDIMEETTIEDWEKKQDGVALFTSTDWEQAVKIRASYLLEQNRDNIRFCKLESYADFLFGTFHIPRKREKSQNISFAFYILENKLIFIDDTGLVKKSIERITSGKLRKGYTVERFLYDFLVSLIEEDVVYLAEIEKDITKMEEAILKREVEDFNYRMLGLKKEISRMYRYYSQLTDLGESLFDNEMDFFGKDDIATFRIFADRVARLQGETQVLREYAMQVQEVYQSEIGIRQNDVMKVLTMVTIIFLPLTLLVGWYGMNFTHMPELNWIYGYPMVIVLSIIIVSICLWIFKKKM; from the coding sequence ATGTATTATAAGATTGAAAACGACATAATGGAAGAAACCACTATTGAAGACTGGGAGAAAAAGCAGGATGGAGTGGCGCTGTTTACCAGTACTGATTGGGAGCAGGCAGTGAAAATACGGGCAAGTTACCTGCTGGAGCAAAATCGGGATAATATCCGTTTTTGTAAATTAGAAAGTTATGCGGATTTTCTGTTTGGAACTTTTCATATACCCCGCAAGAGGGAGAAAAGTCAAAATATAAGTTTTGCTTTTTATATTCTGGAAAATAAGCTGATTTTTATCGATGATACCGGATTGGTGAAAAAAAGTATTGAAAGAATCACCTCAGGGAAACTCCGAAAAGGATATACAGTAGAACGCTTTCTATATGATTTTCTGGTATCTTTGATTGAAGAGGATGTTGTATATTTAGCGGAAATTGAAAAGGACATTACCAAGATGGAGGAAGCGATTTTAAAACGTGAGGTGGAGGATTTTAATTACCGGATGCTGGGTCTGAAAAAAGAAATTTCCCGCATGTATCGCTACTACAGTCAGCTGACTGATTTAGGAGAAAGCTTATTTGATAATGAGATGGACTTTTTTGGAAAAGACGATATAGCAACTTTCCGTATATTTGCAGATCGTGTTGCCAGACTGCAGGGGGAGACTCAGGTACTCAGAGAATATGCCATGCAGGTGCAGGAGGTTTATCAGTCTGAAATCGGCATTCGGCAAAATGATGTCATGAAAGTGCTGACTATGGTAACAATTATTTTCCTTCCACTGACTTTACTTGTAGGATGGTATGGAATGAATTTTACCCATATGCCTGAATTAAACTGGATATATGGCTATCCAATGGTTATCGTACTGAGTATCATAATCGTATCGATTTGTTTATGGATATTTAAGAAAAAAATGTGA
- a CDS encoding PadR family transcriptional regulator produces MVPSQMLKGVLEGCVLQVVSKNETYGYQIVQELREYGFTEIVEGTIYPLLLRLDNKGQIQSRMVESDIGPKRKYYSITPLGTESLKEFENNWNELEDIVNALFNGGKEK; encoded by the coding sequence ATGGTACCATCACAAATGTTAAAAGGTGTGCTGGAAGGCTGTGTTCTGCAGGTTGTATCCAAAAATGAAACTTACGGGTATCAGATTGTGCAGGAACTGCGAGAGTATGGTTTCACGGAAATCGTTGAAGGTACAATTTATCCTTTACTGCTAAGACTGGACAATAAGGGGCAGATTCAATCCAGAATGGTAGAATCCGATATAGGTCCAAAACGGAAATATTACAGCATAACGCCTTTGGGAACAGAAAGCTTAAAGGAGTTCGAAAATAACTGGAACGAGCTTGAAGACATTGTAAATGCTTTATTTAATGGGGGAAAAGAGAAATGA
- a CDS encoding VOC family protein: MKYVCTLIAVKNIEQSKKFYHDLLNQEVIADLGANVTLTGGFALQTAESWQDFIQKEEQEVLYGNNDAELYFEEDDIDNFMDRLKAFGVEYVHYLKEHAWGQRVVRFYDLDKHIIEVGENMAVVAKRFVDSGLTVEQTAKRMAVPIEYIKVLLSETTV; the protein is encoded by the coding sequence ATGAAATATGTGTGTACTTTGATTGCAGTAAAAAATATAGAACAATCAAAGAAATTTTATCATGATTTACTGAATCAGGAAGTCATTGCAGATTTAGGTGCTAATGTAACTCTGACAGGAGGTTTTGCCTTACAGACGGCTGAAAGCTGGCAAGATTTTATTCAAAAGGAGGAACAAGAGGTTTTGTATGGGAATAATGATGCGGAACTATATTTTGAAGAAGACGATATAGACAACTTTATGGATCGGTTAAAAGCTTTCGGTGTGGAATATGTTCATTATCTCAAAGAACATGCATGGGGACAGCGGGTAGTCCGCTTCTATGACTTGGATAAGCATATTATTGAAGTTGGAGAAAATATGGCTGTGGTTGCGAAAAGATTTGTGGACAGCGGTCTGACAGTTGAACAAACGGCCAAGCGCATGGCAGTTCCCATAGAATATATAAAAGTATTATTAAGTGAAACGACCGTATAA
- a CDS encoding DUF1129 domain-containing protein — MNADELRKRNNQLEEQLMTENENKDMTQIVAYLRGSRLSEINQELVRQDILDIVVSARERGESMSQAIGSDYKKFCDDIIAEMEPGCKKEKISEIFETVFLSLSILVLIKMIFFSAETIRTAIASQQVNWNVPVSYLDIFLTIVIVAASWGIVEAILKDAFEENDKRTRIIVGSSFAAIIVGVSLLYALHIGSGILFEINLVAGYGLSGILYILNKVFNNFKIKK; from the coding sequence ATGAATGCAGATGAATTAAGAAAAAGAAATAATCAATTAGAAGAACAACTGATGACTGAAAATGAAAATAAGGATATGACTCAGATTGTAGCATATCTCAGAGGGTCACGACTGAGTGAGATAAATCAGGAACTGGTTCGTCAGGATATACTGGACATAGTGGTGTCTGCAAGAGAAAGGGGTGAGAGTATGAGCCAGGCTATTGGATCAGATTACAAAAAGTTTTGTGATGATATTATAGCTGAAATGGAGCCTGGTTGCAAAAAAGAAAAAATATCCGAAATATTTGAAACCGTTTTTTTATCCCTATCAATATTGGTCCTGATTAAAATGATTTTCTTTTCTGCAGAAACCATACGAACGGCAATAGCTAGTCAGCAAGTTAACTGGAATGTTCCGGTTTCTTATCTGGATATCTTTCTAACAATTGTTATTGTTGCTGCATCATGGGGCATCGTGGAGGCAATCTTAAAAGATGCGTTTGAGGAAAATGATAAAAGAACAAGAATCATTGTAGGTTCCAGTTTTGCAGCAATCATCGTGGGAGTTTCATTGTTGTATGCACTGCACATTGGCAGTGGAATCCTATTTGAAATCAACTTAGTTGCAGGATATGGATTGTCCGGCATTCTATATATTTTAAATAAAGTTTTTAATAATTTTAAAATAAAAAAATAA
- a CDS encoding DUF6512 family protein, with translation MNTKSWTIAGIIFTLIFGTLLHFTYTWSSGNPLVAVFSAVNESTWEHLKLLFTPMFLFAVLEYFAYGYELPNFIPAKFLSILLGMLTIITVFYTYTGILGENFLLADIGTFILGVLVAYFFNYKMLQTDYFSSSMAVLLGLVGLLILLVCFFVFTFNPPHLPLFQDPNSLSYGI, from the coding sequence TTGAATACTAAATCATGGACTATAGCCGGAATAATATTTACTTTGATATTCGGAACTCTGCTGCATTTTACTTACACCTGGTCAAGTGGCAATCCGCTTGTGGCTGTTTTCAGTGCCGTAAATGAAAGTACCTGGGAACACTTAAAGCTGCTTTTTACCCCAATGTTTTTATTTGCCGTCCTGGAATATTTTGCTTACGGCTATGAACTGCCAAACTTCATTCCAGCAAAGTTTTTGTCTATTCTTCTTGGAATGTTAACTATTATAACAGTATTTTACACCTACACCGGTATACTGGGGGAAAATTTTCTTTTAGCTGATATTGGGACTTTCATTCTAGGTGTCCTTGTAGCCTATTTCTTTAATTATAAAATGCTTCAGACTGACTATTTTTCTTCCAGTATGGCTGTTTTACTGGGGTTAGTGGGACTTTTGATTCTGTTAGTCTGCTTTTTTGTATTTACCTTCAATCCACCTCATCTGCCACTTTTTCAGGACCCCAATTCTTTGTCTTATGGAATATAA
- the panB gene encoding 3-methyl-2-oxobutanoate hydroxymethyltransferase, which translates to MKNTVATLQEQKNNKQKITMLTAYDYSTAKLMDQSGINCILVGDSLGMVMLGYPDTLSVTMEDMIHHTKAVTRGCTETFVVADMPFMSYQTSVYDAVVNAGKLVKEGGAQCVKLEGGLEVCPQIEAIVKASIPVMAHLGLTPQSVNAFGGFKVQGKDEEAARRILQEALAVQEAGAFAVVLECVPAKLAALISAKLEIPTIGIGAGNGCDGQVLVYQDMLSMYGGFKPKFVKQYANLGEQMKEAFSEYIRETQDGSFPAEEHTFKISDDILDKLY; encoded by the coding sequence ATGAAAAATACAGTGGCTACATTGCAGGAACAAAAGAACAACAAACAAAAAATAACTATGCTGACTGCTTATGATTATTCTACGGCAAAACTTATGGACCAGTCAGGAATAAACTGCATATTAGTAGGCGATTCTCTGGGTATGGTTATGCTGGGATACCCGGATACTTTATCGGTAACCATGGAAGACATGATACATCATACAAAGGCTGTAACCAGAGGCTGCACTGAAACTTTTGTAGTGGCGGATATGCCATTTATGTCTTATCAGACCTCCGTTTATGATGCGGTTGTCAATGCCGGGAAGCTGGTAAAAGAAGGGGGAGCACAGTGCGTAAAGCTGGAAGGTGGACTTGAGGTTTGCCCACAGATAGAAGCCATTGTAAAGGCTTCCATTCCTGTTATGGCTCATCTGGGCCTGACTCCTCAATCGGTCAATGCTTTTGGGGGATTTAAGGTACAGGGAAAAGATGAAGAAGCAGCCAGGAGAATTTTGCAGGAAGCTTTGGCTGTGCAGGAAGCAGGGGCTTTTGCAGTAGTGCTGGAGTGTGTGCCTGCGAAACTGGCAGCACTGATTTCCGCAAAATTAGAAATTCCTACTATTGGGATTGGAGCAGGAAATGGGTGTGACGGGCAGGTGCTTGTTTATCAGGATATGCTATCCATGTACGGTGGATTTAAACCTAAGTTTGTTAAACAGTATGCCAATCTGGGAGAACAGATGAAGGAAGCTTTTTCAGAATACATTCGTGAAACTCAGGATGGAAGTTTCCCAGCAGAGGAGCATACATTTAAAATTTCTGATGATATATTGGATAAATTATATTAA
- a CDS encoding helix-turn-helix transcriptional regulator, which yields MQINRLFQIIYILLDRKSITASALSEKLEVSVRTIYRDVEVLSSVGVPVYMSKGKGGGYLFYLVLC from the coding sequence ATGCAAATTAACCGTTTATTTCAAATTATTTATATATTGCTGGACAGAAAGAGCATTACTGCGTCTGCCTTATCCGAAAAACTAGAAGTTTCAGTGCGAACCATTTACCGTGATGTTGAGGTACTTTCTTCCGTAGGAGTGCCTGTTTATATGAGTAAGGGTAAAGGAGGGGGATATCTCTTCTACCTGGTTTTGTGCTGA
- a CDS encoding GyrI-like domain-containing protein, with product MNYEVVTLKEKIIVGLSAVTSNSDPKMTEIIGGLWEKLYYEGINESIKNKVNEYAIGLYSDYQGESYCVTAGNEVSKAENKGLAVKVIPAGKYAKFSVHGNMETAVAESWEEIWKMDLDRSFTGDFEEYLNSDPENADIDIYIALK from the coding sequence ATGAATTATGAGGTAGTAACATTAAAGGAAAAGATTATTGTAGGGTTAAGTGCGGTTACATCAAACAGTGATCCAAAGATGACTGAAATTATTGGAGGACTTTGGGAGAAGTTGTACTATGAGGGAATTAACGAATCAATAAAAAATAAAGTCAATGAGTATGCTATTGGATTATATTCAGATTACCAGGGAGAGAGTTACTGTGTAACAGCTGGGAATGAAGTGTCAAAGGCAGAAAATAAAGGACTGGCTGTAAAGGTCATACCAGCAGGAAAATATGCAAAATTCTCTGTTCATGGAAATATGGAGACTGCTGTTGCAGAATCATGGGAGGAAATCTGGAAAATGGATTTAGACCGAAGTTTTACCGGGGATTTTGAAGAGTATCTGAATTCAGATCCTGAAAATGCGGATATCGATATCTATATTGCATTAAAATAA
- a CDS encoding TipAS antibiotic-recognition domain-containing protein: MGHTESYKEFKEKTARYSQKDWRNINLMLMQNFIEFGKLLEESPESHAAQVQVRKLQDTITENYYHCTKEILAGLGQMYSLDGRFIENIDKTGGPGTAEFAGKAIAYYCTH; this comes from the coding sequence CTGGGGCATACTGAATCTTATAAAGAATTTAAAGAAAAAACAGCAAGATATTCACAAAAAGATTGGAGAAATATAAACCTGATGTTGATGCAGAATTTTATTGAATTCGGCAAACTTTTAGAAGAATCTCCTGAATCACATGCAGCACAGGTGCAAGTCAGAAAATTGCAGGACACCATTACTGAAAATTATTATCATTGCACAAAAGAGATATTGGCGGGTCTTGGACAAATGTATTCTTTAGACGGACGTTTCATAGAAAACATAGATAAGACTGGAGGCCCGGGTACAGCGGAATTTGCTGGAAAAGCCATTGCCTATTATTGCACTCATTAA
- a CDS encoding helix-turn-helix transcriptional regulator: MLNKTVLTDQEKADILASLYAVNSVKPEEKDTALQKLSSFFGKGNADWIEIDFSSWSHEDKENETFDSLKQAILNRKTAEFLYASGKREETLRKVYPLKLGFKAQSWYLYGYCVERKDYRFFKLRRIKELNILEEGFNLATPAKIFSEDNIFKEDYFNLKLKLSSKMAYRVYDEFSKFQLSEEGYYIAETMFPKGQWVFSYVASFGDECEVLEPEEVRNEVRKKLQNMLKFYL, translated from the coding sequence GTGCTGAATAAAACGGTGCTGACGGATCAGGAAAAAGCAGACATTTTGGCCTCCCTGTATGCAGTTAATTCCGTTAAACCCGAGGAAAAAGATACTGCATTGCAAAAGCTAAGCAGTTTTTTTGGAAAAGGTAATGCAGACTGGATTGAAATTGATTTTAGCTCCTGGTCCCATGAAGATAAAGAAAATGAAACTTTTGACAGCCTAAAACAAGCAATTTTAAATCGAAAGACTGCGGAGTTTTTGTATGCCAGTGGAAAGAGAGAAGAAACACTGCGGAAAGTGTATCCCCTGAAACTGGGGTTTAAAGCACAAAGCTGGTATCTATATGGATACTGCGTTGAAAGAAAGGATTACCGTTTTTTTAAATTAAGAAGAATAAAAGAACTGAACATCCTGGAAGAAGGTTTTAACCTTGCTACACCAGCTAAAATATTTTCCGAAGATAATATTTTTAAGGAAGACTATTTTAATCTGAAATTAAAGCTTTCCTCAAAGATGGCCTACCGGGTTTATGATGAATTTTCTAAATTCCAGCTGTCAGAGGAGGGGTATTATATTGCGGAAACCATGTTCCCAAAAGGACAATGGGTATTCAGTTACGTGGCTTCTTTTGGTGATGAATGTGAAGTACTGGAACCAGAGGAGGTTAGAAACGAGGTTAGAAAAAAATTGCAAAATATGTTAAAGTTTTATTTATAA
- a CDS encoding MerR family transcriptional regulator, with translation MMTVNEVSKLAGVSVRTLHYYDTIGLLHPSEVTGSGYRLYDYAALERLQQILLFRELEFSLKEIKQILDSPDFDKNKALEQQITMLHLKKDHLNNLISLALEIKIKE, from the coding sequence ATGATGACTGTTAATGAAGTGAGCAAACTGGCAGGCGTGAGCGTACGCACCCTGCATTACTACGATACAATTGGCCTGCTGCATCCAAGTGAAGTAACCGGTTCCGGATACCGTTTATATGATTATGCTGCTTTAGAGCGGCTTCAACAAATATTATTGTTCCGGGAACTGGAATTTTCATTGAAAGAAATCAAGCAGATATTAGATAGTCCGGACTTTGACAAAAATAAAGCATTGGAACAGCAGATTACAATGCTTCATCTAAAAAAAGACCACCTTAATAACTTAATCAGCCTCGCTCTTGAAATAAAAATAAAGGAGTAA
- a CDS encoding Rossmann-like and DUF2520 domain-containing protein has protein sequence MKIGFIGAGKVGVSLGKHILQCSDQKKVNVIGYYDKATLAAKEAADFTSSKQYSNMENLVEDSEMIFVTVNDDAISTVWEKLKGLPIKEKFVCHCSGSLTSAIFSGINQCNAYGYSIHPLFAVSDKLTSYQKLKQAIFTIEGEQSNIHIMTQFIRQLGNDVVQIQAQDKVVYHAAAVFASNLVTGLVDISIQMMMDCGFSQSEALRALAPLLSGNMNQVIKVGTEAALTGPVERNDIQTVGKHINALTEEQKEIYKALSMHLISIARSKNKDRDYSDMEVLLK, from the coding sequence TTGAAAATAGGATTTATTGGAGCAGGAAAAGTAGGCGTTTCCCTGGGAAAGCATATTTTGCAATGCTCAGATCAGAAAAAAGTAAATGTTATAGGTTATTATGACAAAGCTACATTGGCAGCTAAAGAAGCTGCGGACTTTACAAGTTCAAAACAATACAGTAACATGGAAAATTTAGTAGAAGATAGTGAGATGATTTTTGTCACTGTGAATGATGACGCAATCTCAACCGTCTGGGAAAAACTAAAAGGGTTACCAATAAAAGAGAAATTTGTTTGTCATTGTAGTGGCTCGCTAACGTCAGCCATTTTTTCAGGTATTAATCAATGTAACGCATATGGTTATTCTATCCATCCACTCTTTGCGGTCAGTGATAAGCTGACTTCTTACCAAAAACTCAAACAAGCTATTTTTACAATTGAAGGAGAACAGTCTAACATACATATTATGACTCAATTCATCAGACAACTGGGAAATGATGTTGTACAAATCCAGGCACAGGACAAGGTTGTTTATCATGCAGCAGCAGTTTTTGCAAGTAATCTTGTGACAGGACTTGTTGACATCAGTATCCAGATGATGATGGATTGTGGATTTTCTCAAAGTGAAGCTCTGAGGGCCTTAGCACCGCTTCTGTCTGGAAACATGAATCAGGTCATTAAGGTGGGAACGGAAGCTGCACTGACGGGTCCGGTGGAAAGAAATGATATTCAGACTGTGGGCAAACATATAAATGCATTAACAGAAGAACAAAAAGAGATATACAAAGCTCTTTCAATGCATCTTATATCCATTGCAAGAAGTAAGAACAAAGATAGGGATTATAGTGACATGGAGGTACTATTGAAATGA
- a CDS encoding GNAT family N-acetyltransferase encodes MVIETERLEIIPLNTEQLRLWVEDIPALEKSLACSYKAEPMEGFFLDIVRDQLEVTESDQENYFFHSFWFLIRKSDRVVVGSADFKDIPDEKAQVEIGYGLGKEFEHKGYMTEAVKAMCQWAMKQPGVSYVIAETDLDGYASQRILERCGFTQIDQGETLWWKYEGSGAHHKKIDMDKLRNNKLLKGISLIVALILPALVIKTFTLFSISDVLNPYDYLWSGFYGSILVCFFFKNKILKSLVVCINALIILFLLYFSLMGGIQAPLRLFIEMIVPIVPDKWVSNLVYYFLPLSKYPPI; translated from the coding sequence ATGGTTATAGAGACAGAAAGGTTAGAGATTATTCCATTAAATACAGAACAACTCAGATTATGGGTTGAAGATATTCCTGCACTGGAAAAAAGTCTGGCTTGCAGTTACAAGGCAGAACCCATGGAGGGCTTTTTTCTTGATATAGTCAGAGACCAGCTGGAAGTTACAGAGAGTGACCAGGAAAATTATTTCTTTCACAGCTTTTGGTTTTTAATTCGTAAAAGTGACCGGGTTGTAGTAGGTTCTGCCGATTTTAAGGACATTCCTGATGAAAAGGCACAGGTGGAAATAGGTTATGGCCTTGGAAAAGAATTTGAACACAAGGGTTATATGACCGAAGCCGTTAAAGCCATGTGCCAGTGGGCAATGAAACAGCCTGGGGTATCTTATGTAATTGCTGAGACGGATCTGGATGGTTATGCTTCCCAACGTATATTGGAACGATGCGGATTTACCCAGATTGACCAGGGAGAAACTCTATGGTGGAAATATGAGGGGAGTGGAGCACATCATAAAAAAATAGACATGGATAAACTGCGGAATAATAAGTTGTTGAAGGGTATTAGTTTAATCGTAGCCCTTATTTTACCGGCTTTAGTAATCAAAACCTTTACCTTGTTCAGCATAAGCGATGTATTGAATCCATATGATTACTTGTGGTCAGGATTTTATGGTTCCATATTGGTTTGTTTTTTCTTTAAAAACAAAATTTTAAAGAGCTTGGTAGTCTGCATAAATGCACTAATCATTTTGTTTTTATTATATTTTTCATTAATGGGAGGGATACAAGCTCCTTTAAGATTGTTCATAGAAATGATTGTTCCGATTGTGCCAGACAAGTGGGTCAGCAATCTGGTATATTATTTCCTGCCTTTGTCCAAATATCCACCGATTTAA